One Papaver somniferum cultivar HN1 chromosome 10, ASM357369v1, whole genome shotgun sequence genomic window carries:
- the LOC113317895 gene encoding uncharacterized protein LOC113317895, which produces MLSATTRIVIIPYRLDGIVIKLYFLISYKQQQVATLRRGNGKKRAEKARVGQFPLLFFVKPIFTSEEDMYETGEFQSNSFLIGKVDLSIQDPKILAKYIRSSLAASVVHILKQHLQSSLYTSTYFSNQSIKLISNGLVAKNLKYYFLSICSLKC; this is translated from the exons ATGCTATCTGCAACAACCCGGATAG TTATCATTCCCTACAGACTTGATGGCATTGTCATAAAGCTCTACTTTCTTATAAGTTACAAGCAACAACAAGTCGCTACTCTACGGAGAGGGAACGGGAAGAAAAGAGCTGAGAAAGCCAGAGTTGGTCAGTTTCCGCTTCTTTTCTTTGTTAAGCCAATATTCACTTCAGAGGAGGACATGTATGAGACTGGAGAATTTCAATCTAATTCATTTTTAATCGGGAAAGTAGATTTGTCTATCCAG GACCCAAAAATACTTGCTAAATATATACGATCTTCATTAGCAGCTTCAGTTGTGCATATTCTGAAACAACATCTTCAATCGTCATTGTATACTTCAACGTATTTTAGTAATCAAAGTATCAAACTCATATCTAACGGTTTAGTCGCTAAGAATCTCAAATA TTATTTTCTTTCGATATGCAGCTTGAAATGTTGA